In Phreatobacter stygius, a genomic segment contains:
- a CDS encoding class I SAM-dependent methyltransferase, which translates to MTAIVTRRTSCRLCDSKNVERVVNLEPIPLSENYTTDPSVAAQAPRFPIDVYMCADCGHVQQLDVIDPKFLWDSYTYYSGEAKGMPEHFGQMSDKFIRKAEPPAGALVIDIGSNDGSLLKPFKNAGYRVLGIDPAKDAAQRANDAGIPTITSLMTLDLAKKIREEHGPAHIICAFNVFAHADDLGEIAECVRIMLAPDGLFFFEAQYLMDIIDGVLIATIFHEHMSHHSVKPMVRFLDQHGLELVAAERARIQHGSLIGTVQLKGGGRPVEASVQQLVALEDERRLDDLDVLRAFDAKLKQLREQTAGLASKWRNEGKTIAGYGAARSGPTLIAQLGLAGTIDFIVDDHPQKVGKLASGDGIPIVPTAELLKRMPDYAVILAWVHSQKIIESNQEYLNNGGHFVVLCPETRVVGRDGDIKL; encoded by the coding sequence ATGACCGCGATTGTTACCCGTCGGACGAGCTGCCGTCTGTGCGATTCAAAGAACGTGGAACGAGTTGTCAATCTCGAGCCGATCCCGCTGTCGGAAAACTACACCACTGATCCCAGTGTTGCGGCGCAAGCTCCCAGATTTCCCATCGATGTCTACATGTGCGCCGATTGTGGCCACGTGCAGCAGCTGGACGTCATCGACCCGAAATTTCTCTGGGATTCCTATACATATTACTCCGGCGAAGCGAAGGGGATGCCCGAGCATTTCGGGCAGATGTCGGACAAGTTCATCCGCAAGGCCGAGCCGCCTGCGGGCGCGCTCGTCATCGATATCGGGAGCAATGACGGTTCGCTCTTGAAGCCTTTCAAGAATGCGGGCTACCGCGTCCTCGGCATCGACCCGGCCAAGGACGCCGCCCAGCGCGCGAACGATGCCGGCATTCCAACGATCACGTCGCTGATGACGCTCGATCTTGCAAAAAAAATCCGCGAAGAACATGGGCCGGCGCATATCATTTGTGCCTTCAATGTCTTCGCTCACGCCGACGATCTTGGCGAGATAGCGGAGTGCGTGCGCATCATGCTTGCGCCGGACGGCCTCTTCTTTTTCGAGGCGCAGTACCTTATGGATATTATCGATGGCGTGCTTATCGCTACGATCTTCCATGAGCACATGAGCCATCACTCTGTGAAACCCATGGTGCGGTTTCTTGACCAACATGGCCTGGAGCTGGTTGCCGCAGAGCGTGCACGGATCCAGCATGGCTCTCTGATCGGCACCGTGCAGCTCAAGGGTGGAGGCCGGCCGGTCGAGGCCTCGGTGCAGCAACTGGTGGCACTGGAGGATGAGCGCCGGTTGGACGATCTTGATGTCCTGCGTGCGTTCGACGCCAAGTTGAAGCAGTTGCGCGAACAAACCGCCGGCCTCGCATCCAAGTGGCGAAACGAGGGGAAGACGATTGCAGGATACGGAGCCGCGCGCAGTGGCCCCACCCTTATTGCACAGCTTGGCCTGGCCGGAACAATCGACTTCATTGTCGATGATCATCCGCAGAAGGTTGGAAAGCTTGCGTCTGGTGATGGCATCCCGATCGTTCCGACTGCAGAACTTCTAAAGCGTATGCCCGATTATGCAGTGATCCTTGCTTGGGTGCATTCGCAGAAGATCATCGAAAGTAACCAAGAATACCTAAACAATGGCGGACATTTCGTCGTCCTTTGTCCGGAGACGCGAGTCGTCGGCAGGGATGGAGATATCAAGCTCTAG
- a CDS encoding sugar nucleotide-binding protein: MTDEAGFLVVGGDSLVGGGVTAALRRRGHSFFTTTRRHSNLTVGRTFLDFESTEPFKAPDGVGYAFVIAAATNYDRCETDPMARVINVELIPRTVASLLEQGLFVTFISTNSVFGGERPWPGEDDAHAPQIAYAQQKSDGELAVRAAAERLGATDRLNIVRLTKIMNGAVSPLPAWFDAWRRGEPVQPFSDLIFAPISVRFVGEALVTIGERRVSGNLHLSGAENVDYVTFAHALARRAGVDAALISPSSAAEKGIHIAFKPRYSGLGMTRTTQLTGIEPQKLDDLIADLGD; encoded by the coding sequence ATGACGGATGAGGCGGGATTTCTGGTTGTCGGAGGAGACAGTCTCGTTGGCGGCGGCGTGACCGCTGCGCTCAGGCGCCGGGGACATTCTTTCTTCACGACGACACGTCGGCACAGCAACCTGACGGTCGGCCGGACCTTTCTCGATTTCGAGAGCACGGAACCGTTCAAGGCCCCGGACGGGGTCGGTTACGCCTTCGTTATCGCGGCTGCGACGAACTACGATCGTTGCGAGACGGACCCTATGGCACGGGTGATCAATGTCGAGCTCATTCCTCGCACGGTGGCTTCGTTGCTCGAGCAGGGCCTCTTTGTGACGTTCATCTCGACCAATTCGGTCTTTGGTGGCGAGCGCCCATGGCCCGGGGAAGACGATGCTCACGCGCCTCAGATCGCATACGCGCAGCAGAAATCGGACGGGGAGCTGGCGGTTCGCGCCGCCGCCGAACGACTGGGTGCCACGGATCGACTCAACATCGTGCGTCTGACGAAGATCATGAATGGGGCGGTGTCGCCGCTGCCGGCCTGGTTCGACGCCTGGCGGCGTGGCGAGCCTGTCCAGCCCTTTTCGGACTTGATCTTCGCGCCAATCTCCGTGCGGTTCGTTGGCGAAGCGCTCGTCACTATTGGCGAGAGGCGCGTATCGGGCAACCTGCACCTTTCGGGCGCGGAGAATGTCGACTATGTCACTTTCGCACATGCTCTTGCGCGTCGCGCCGGCGTCGATGCGGCGTTGATTTCGCCCTCGTCCGCGGCGGAGAAGGGCATCCACATCGCGTTCAAGCCGCGCTACAGCGGCCTTGGGATGACGAGGACGACACAACTGACCGGTATTGAGCCGCAAAAGCTCGACGATCTCATTGCAGATCTAGGCGACTAA
- a CDS encoding WbuC family cupin fold metalloprotein: MKQISQEVFYSNGDFLAVDSATITLLRENAARSPRRRCRLCFHADAASAQQEMLIVMHRSSYVRPHRHFGKVETLGIVEGACDALLFDEAGNVTRTINMSPAADGGSFFYRMPDRVFHTLRFRSEWLTFIETTIGPFDPAATEAATWAPPETDPVAGHAFLANLAKPAI; encoded by the coding sequence TTGAAGCAGATTTCACAGGAGGTTTTCTACTCCAATGGCGACTTCCTTGCGGTCGACAGCGCCACCATAACGCTATTGCGCGAGAATGCCGCGAGGTCGCCACGGCGCCGCTGCCGACTGTGCTTCCACGCGGACGCAGCTTCAGCCCAGCAAGAAATGTTGATCGTCATGCACCGCAGTTCCTACGTGCGACCTCACCGGCACTTCGGAAAGGTCGAGACCCTTGGCATTGTGGAGGGTGCTTGCGATGCTCTGCTGTTCGACGAAGCTGGAAATGTGACCCGGACGATCAACATGTCGCCGGCCGCCGACGGGGGCAGCTTTTTCTATCGTATGCCCGACAGGGTGTTCCATACTCTGAGATTCAGGTCGGAATGGCTGACCTTCATCGAGACGACCATTGGTCCCTTCGATCCCGCCGCGACCGAAGCGGCGACATGGGCGCCGCCCGAGACGGATCCGGTAGCCGGCCACGCCTTCCTTGCCAATCTGGCCAAACCAGCGATCTGA
- a CDS encoding methyltransferase domain-containing protein, translating to MACLICASGAVREQLDVGCHPVSTFFLQESNAPERDFRLALGQCEDCGTIQSMEPVPHDALVPPYDWLFAREPEEHLDGVVEQILALPGVNTNSVIGALTSKDDTTVERFRRKGFLNTWRVKLDEDLGVANPAANIETVQKLTTPDRMATIAARRGAADVLIVRHIMEHAEDPRSFIQGIAALVKPGGIVMVEVPDCTTSLRLHDYCMLWEEHSLYLTPETFEPMLSIGGLEPIRTDVYQLPFENSLVQLARKTGTPGPIRKSPAARAQVGLLESYAQAYQPARHTLRASLERFRAERGPIALFGAGHLACAFANYMGVADLIDFVADDTPQKQGKFLPGGRLPILPSAALVDKGINLALLALSINNEDAVIARNEAFVHAGGTFRSIFRASPRSVFAGGL from the coding sequence GTGGCTTGTCTGATTTGTGCGTCGGGGGCTGTCCGGGAACAGCTTGACGTCGGTTGTCACCCCGTCTCGACATTCTTCCTTCAAGAATCGAATGCGCCGGAGCGTGATTTCCGTCTTGCGCTGGGACAGTGCGAAGACTGCGGCACGATCCAAAGCATGGAGCCTGTTCCCCACGACGCGCTCGTACCGCCCTATGATTGGCTATTCGCGCGCGAGCCGGAAGAGCACCTCGATGGCGTGGTCGAGCAGATCCTGGCTTTGCCCGGCGTCAACACCAACAGCGTGATCGGAGCCCTGACGTCGAAGGATGACACCACCGTCGAGCGCTTCCGGCGGAAGGGCTTCCTGAACACCTGGCGCGTGAAGCTCGACGAGGATCTCGGCGTCGCCAATCCGGCTGCCAATATCGAAACCGTGCAGAAGCTCACGACACCGGACCGCATGGCGACAATCGCCGCGCGGCGGGGTGCGGCCGATGTCCTGATTGTCAGGCACATCATGGAGCATGCCGAGGACCCGCGTTCGTTTATCCAGGGTATCGCCGCGCTGGTGAAGCCGGGCGGGATTGTCATGGTGGAAGTACCCGACTGCACCACCAGCCTCAGGCTTCACGACTACTGCATGCTCTGGGAGGAGCATTCGCTTTATTTGACGCCGGAGACGTTCGAGCCAATGCTATCGATCGGTGGCTTGGAGCCGATCCGCACGGATGTGTATCAATTGCCGTTCGAAAACTCTCTTGTGCAGCTCGCGCGCAAGACGGGAACCCCGGGCCCGATCCGCAAAAGCCCGGCTGCGCGCGCGCAGGTTGGGCTGCTTGAGAGCTATGCCCAGGCCTACCAGCCTGCACGGCACACCCTGCGCGCCTCGTTGGAGCGGTTCAGGGCAGAGAGAGGGCCGATCGCACTTTTCGGCGCCGGACACCTTGCCTGCGCGTTCGCCAACTATATGGGCGTGGCTGACCTCATCGATTTCGTCGCGGACGACACGCCACAAAAGCAGGGTAAATTTCTGCCCGGAGGGCGGCTGCCTATCCTTCCATCGGCGGCCCTCGTGGACAAGGGGATCAACCTCGCGCTGCTTGCTCTTTCGATCAACAACGAGGACGCTGTCATAGCGCGCAATGAAGCTTTTGTTCACGCAGGCGGCACGTTCCGATCCATTTTCCGGGCCAGCCCGCGTTCGGTCTTCGCTGGTGGGTTGTAG
- a CDS encoding ABC transporter permease: protein MTIPTMPDLETKRGPDKKVLVSPAPGGPFAIALRDLAEAVRLAPVWLHAGWIDVVWRFRRTWIGPFWHTLGLAAFVLTMGVVWSTILRQDPLQYFRYVTVSLIVWALIASFVTEGTGILVAGQSTALSMRFPFFAFAFAHVWRALLLFAHHFLLYVLVMVGTLHSPGWPSLLAIPGLLLLTANGVWMSLLSGLLCLRWRDLAPATGTAMQIALFVTPVFWPKEMLGPQLAFAAELNPLFHMVRIVREPLLGITPPLVSWVWVASTLAAGSAVTLWAYGRHRDRIPYWY from the coding sequence ATGACGATCCCCACAATGCCCGACCTCGAGACGAAAAGGGGTCCGGACAAAAAGGTGCTCGTATCGCCGGCCCCCGGCGGCCCGTTCGCCATCGCGTTGCGTGATCTAGCCGAGGCGGTGCGGCTTGCGCCTGTGTGGCTGCATGCAGGGTGGATCGACGTGGTCTGGCGCTTCCGGCGCACCTGGATCGGGCCATTCTGGCACACGCTCGGGCTTGCCGCGTTCGTACTGACGATGGGCGTGGTCTGGAGCACGATTTTGCGTCAAGATCCCTTGCAGTATTTTCGTTATGTCACTGTAAGCCTGATCGTCTGGGCCCTGATCGCATCGTTTGTCACCGAAGGCACGGGCATACTGGTCGCAGGCCAGTCGACTGCACTATCCATGCGCTTCCCATTCTTTGCCTTCGCCTTCGCTCATGTCTGGCGCGCGTTGCTCTTGTTCGCACATCATTTTCTTCTCTATGTCCTCGTGATGGTGGGCACGCTACACTCGCCGGGGTGGCCGTCTCTCCTCGCGATTCCAGGGCTGCTGCTGCTGACGGCGAACGGTGTGTGGATGAGCCTGCTTTCCGGGCTTCTGTGCCTTCGCTGGCGGGATCTCGCCCCGGCCACCGGGACTGCGATGCAGATAGCGCTGTTCGTGACGCCGGTCTTCTGGCCCAAGGAAATGCTGGGCCCCCAACTGGCCTTCGCTGCCGAGTTGAATCCTTTGTTTCACATGGTCCGCATCGTACGGGAACCGTTGCTCGGCATCACGCCCCCTTTGGTGAGCTGGGTGTGGGTCGCGAGCACGCTTGCTGCCGGCTCAGCAGTGACGCTATGGGCCTACGGTCGGCATCGCGACCGCATACCCTATTGGTACTGA
- a CDS encoding ABC transporter ATP-binding protein — protein MARLTVEGAWVEFRVSLARGRRAGLSRTGGQIDLERGMVTALRDISFELREGDRLGLMGHNGAGKSTMLRLLAGVYPPTRGRITSIGTISTLFNATPGLNIDGTGRENLITCGLHLGLTRRQIAAKMDEIIDFAELGDYIDLPVRIYSSGMMTRLGFSIATAVEPEILLLDEGLATGDAQFAQKAERKMNELITRSSILVIASHSEALLASMCTRCLLLEHGRVISDGPAETLVASYRASVIEAARTDDLNGLKRAYEMATDMARRGERPPLELEEQGLRHALTIAPDDAGMWQRYVSVLTMQGRSVAPQIEVRMILAILANDPSRLDLRNRLDAILAASADDIGEDIRALAREAARQTASLPN, from the coding sequence GTGGCACGTCTGACGGTTGAAGGCGCTTGGGTAGAGTTCCGCGTATCGCTGGCGCGAGGACGCCGCGCAGGCTTGTCACGGACGGGCGGTCAGATCGACCTCGAGCGCGGCATGGTGACGGCGCTTCGCGACATATCCTTCGAATTGCGCGAAGGCGACAGGCTCGGCCTGATGGGTCACAACGGTGCGGGCAAGTCGACCATGCTGCGGCTACTAGCCGGAGTCTATCCGCCGACCCGCGGCCGGATCACCAGCATCGGCACGATATCAACCCTTTTCAACGCCACTCCTGGTCTCAACATCGATGGCACCGGTCGCGAGAACCTCATCACGTGCGGACTGCATCTCGGCCTGACCAGACGCCAGATCGCTGCAAAAATGGATGAGATCATCGATTTCGCTGAACTCGGCGACTATATCGACCTGCCGGTGCGCATCTATTCTTCTGGCATGATGACCCGCCTTGGTTTCTCGATTGCCACGGCGGTCGAGCCCGAGATCCTTCTCCTCGATGAGGGCCTGGCGACCGGCGACGCGCAGTTCGCGCAGAAGGCCGAGCGCAAGATGAACGAGCTCATCACCCGTTCGTCGATCCTCGTCATCGCGTCGCATTCTGAAGCGCTTCTAGCCAGCATGTGCACTCGCTGTCTGCTGTTGGAGCACGGGCGCGTTATCTCAGATGGTCCGGCCGAGACACTCGTAGCGTCCTATCGCGCCTCGGTGATCGAGGCCGCTCGGACCGACGACTTGAACGGACTGAAACGTGCGTACGAGATGGCGACCGACATGGCGCGTCGTGGCGAGAGGCCGCCTCTGGAACTGGAGGAACAGGGACTTCGTCATGCTCTGACCATCGCGCCCGATGATGCCGGCATGTGGCAACGTTATGTAAGTGTGCTTACCATGCAGGGTAGATCGGTTGCGCCGCAGATCGAAGTGCGAATGATTCTCGCTATTCTGGCAAACGATCCTTCGCGCCTCGACCTGAGAAACCGCCTTGACGCGATCCTCGCCGCCTCCGCCGATGACATCGGCGAAGACATTCGTGCGCTTGCTCGCGAGGCGGCGCGGCAGACGGCATCGTTGCCAAACTGA
- a CDS encoding class I SAM-dependent methyltransferase: MERYGLLSAGRKVLDYGSSNLYTATAEEVAAFVRRHNPRPRADLDTWAERFAAGSLADASGSALNQSFVGEMFEEAGMGYDAIDIAVGYKTTVVDLNTSRLPENMVGAYDTVLNFGTSEHILNQMNVFATIHAATKEGGLIMHSVPSVGFVDHGYYCYTSRFFFDLAGYNQYEVVDMWFDGPVSNENIFASARQYQSYFPALTKRLELIGQVERETVLDRTGIPVIALQIVYRKQKNVPFMGTVETSTSVGSVPAEVLGSYNR; encoded by the coding sequence ATGGAGCGCTACGGATTGCTTTCAGCAGGGCGAAAGGTGCTGGATTACGGCAGCTCTAACCTTTACACCGCCACTGCGGAAGAAGTCGCGGCTTTCGTTCGGCGTCACAATCCCCGGCCGCGCGCCGACCTCGACACGTGGGCGGAACGATTTGCAGCGGGCTCGCTTGCCGATGCCTCCGGGAGCGCGCTCAACCAGTCCTTCGTCGGCGAGATGTTCGAGGAGGCCGGCATGGGTTACGACGCGATCGACATCGCGGTTGGGTATAAGACCACAGTCGTCGACCTGAACACCAGCCGCCTGCCCGAAAATATGGTCGGCGCCTACGACACGGTGCTCAATTTCGGTACGAGCGAGCACATTCTCAACCAGATGAACGTGTTTGCGACGATTCACGCCGCGACGAAGGAGGGCGGGCTGATCATGCACTCCGTGCCTAGCGTCGGCTTCGTCGATCACGGCTACTATTGCTATACGAGCCGATTTTTCTTCGATCTGGCGGGCTATAACCAATATGAAGTTGTCGATATGTGGTTTGATGGGCCGGTTTCAAACGAAAACATCTTCGCATCGGCCCGCCAGTATCAATCCTATTTTCCAGCCCTCACCAAGCGCCTCGAATTGATCGGGCAGGTCGAGCGCGAAACGGTGCTTGATCGGACAGGGATCCCGGTGATCGCCCTCCAGATCGTCTACCGGAAGCAAAAGAATGTCCCCTTCATGGGCACCGTGGAAACCAGCACTAGCGTGGGCTCCGTCCCCGCGGAGGTGCTCGGAAGCTACAACAGATGA
- a CDS encoding TylF/MycF/NovP-related O-methyltransferase — MTNTSSTSADDDRILHEVAALLSEGKPVPIDMEERSLRIHLRAHPTRSDLLQRLCAVLAEQGRLVPIDLEERALLALMELEPDRADLKERLRIVQVGLGKKPPPPPILGLAGEEASQTDVDFQSEAENYDQRSKFGDFDPDFAPILESARRYTMTSVERMYALYKAIEYIESAAIPGAIVECGVWRGGSIMVALAALKALGRTERDIYLFDTFEGLPQPDAAKDVDMFGNRAIDGWLPHSRGETQSNWAYASLDDVRANVARTGYPMERIHFVKGMVEDTLPAAAPESIALLRLDTDWYASTRHEMIHLFPRLCAGGVLIIDDYGHFLGARQAIDEYIAEQKVPLLLNRIDYSGRLGIKIASEERPVPSKWSWFLGRSGG; from the coding sequence ATGACCAACACTTCCAGCACTTCGGCAGACGACGACAGGATCCTCCACGAGGTCGCGGCTCTCCTGAGCGAGGGAAAGCCGGTCCCCATCGACATGGAGGAGCGCAGCCTGCGAATTCATCTGCGCGCCCACCCCACGCGTTCGGACCTTCTGCAGCGCCTTTGCGCTGTGCTTGCCGAGCAAGGAAGGCTGGTGCCGATCGATCTCGAGGAGCGTGCGCTGCTGGCGCTGATGGAGCTTGAGCCCGATCGGGCCGATCTGAAGGAGCGTCTCCGCATCGTCCAGGTGGGCCTCGGCAAGAAGCCGCCGCCGCCGCCCATCCTTGGTCTGGCCGGCGAAGAGGCTTCGCAGACCGATGTCGACTTCCAGTCCGAGGCGGAAAACTATGACCAGCGCTCGAAGTTCGGCGATTTCGACCCGGACTTCGCTCCCATCCTCGAGAGCGCGCGACGCTACACCATGACGTCGGTCGAGCGCATGTACGCGCTCTACAAGGCGATAGAATATATCGAAAGCGCCGCCATACCTGGTGCGATCGTGGAGTGTGGAGTTTGGCGCGGCGGCAGCATCATGGTTGCCCTGGCGGCCCTCAAGGCGCTCGGTCGCACCGAGCGCGACATCTATTTGTTCGACACTTTTGAAGGCTTGCCTCAGCCCGACGCGGCGAAGGATGTCGACATGTTCGGCAACCGCGCAATCGATGGCTGGCTGCCCCATTCTCGCGGTGAGACGCAGAGCAATTGGGCCTATGCGAGCCTCGACGACGTCCGCGCCAACGTTGCGCGGACAGGGTATCCGATGGAGCGGATCCATTTCGTCAAAGGCATGGTCGAGGATACCCTGCCGGCCGCGGCGCCGGAATCCATCGCGCTCCTACGTCTCGACACCGACTGGTACGCATCGACGCGGCACGAGATGATCCATCTTTTCCCGCGCTTGTGTGCAGGTGGCGTCCTGATCATCGATGACTACGGGCATTTCCTCGGGGCGCGGCAAGCCATCGACGAGTACATCGCCGAACAAAAGGTGCCGTTGTTGCTCAATCGCATCGACTATTCAGGGCGCTTGGGGATCAAAATAGCTTCGGAGGAAAGGCCTGTGCCGTCGAAATGGTCGTGGTTTCTCGGGAGAAGTGGTGGCTGA